One Euphorbia lathyris chromosome 1, ddEupLath1.1, whole genome shotgun sequence DNA segment encodes these proteins:
- the LOC136233441 gene encoding uncharacterized protein isoform X2: MATCNAVKISCDNEKDKQNSSKRHFPLDDGNFVNNDTTSESCLMTLDRDVVVDPPISDSLVSDVTDSQCNLEAKCSQPKKKNRKRKRKLKDKDAPINIQMDTSTPKDDSIGTNSCHDSLVEINANTDSEIAAQPVLTKSKRKKMRQRMRKKQKLNSSGITNEVHVSLADLDLPGTEENALISEKQSDSPRSPSASIVNKHNGEAALSLVEKESTKKKRRRRKRKKQNTSVINDNAHQSHADLDVVGMERNGLLSEKQSDTRSPSVDVVEKHDNKGDAAFVSDGNENIKKKRKTGKRKLSTSVITDKAHVPPAALDIIEVDENASISEKQSDSSRSPSSKVNKHNHNDPVSAFILDERENVQINREEKKHKLNTSVITDKLNVPLPELDRSEEENALICVKESYSQRTPCSNQEAARILVEKIEGKLRSRRRKRRKSSNSEEDIKPTTVAGQASTDSDELHSTKISNNEVKRVQAESKDIMEIKKSTSLNDSIEKHNFQHVAHPLLGVPVGDGDKKLLILDVNGLLADIVPHPCFASKADIVISKKSVFRRPFCDDFLQFCFEKFNVGVWSSRLKRNVDQVVDFLMEDSRHKLLFCWDQSHCTRTRFTTVENSSKPLVLKELEKLWDKVEPGLPWNKGDYNESNTLLLDDSPYKALRNPANTAIFPYSYSYKDAGDSSLGPGGDLRVYLEKLAEAQNVQEFVAHNPFGQPAITESNPSWGFYQKILRKESREKIASSTDPSDTGNS; this comes from the exons ATGGCAACATGTAATGCGGTGAAGATCTCATGTGACAATGAGAAGGACAAACAAAATTCGAGTAAGAGGCATTTTCCTTTGGATGACGGTAATTTTGTAAACAATGATACTACCAGTGAATCTTGCTTAATGACATTGGACAGAGATGTGGTTGTTGATCCCCCAATCAGCGATAGTTTAGTATCTGATGTCACAGATTCTCAATGTAATCTGGAAGCTAAATGTTCACAGCCAAAGAAAAAGAAtaggaagagaaagagaaaactgAAAGATAAGGATGCCCCAATAAACATTCAAATGGACACTTCTACGCCAAAGGATGATTCAATTGGAACAAATTCATGCCATGATTCTTTAGTTGAGATTAATGCAAACACAGATTCTGAAATTGCTGCACAACCGGTATTGACCAagtcaaagagaaagaaaatgcgacagagaatgagaaagaagcaGAAGTTAAATTCCTCTGGGATTACTAATGAAGTGCATGTTTCTCTTGCAGACTTGGACTTGCCAGGGACAGAGGAAAATGCTCTGATATCTGAGAAACAAAGTGATTCTCCAAGAAGTCCAAGTGCTAGCATAGTGAACAAGCATAATGGTGAGGCTGCTCTTAGCTTGGTTGAAAAGGAAAGTACTAAGaaaaagaggaggaggagaaagagaaagaagcaGAATACCTCCGTGATAAATGATAATGCTCATCAGTCTCATGCAGATTTGGACGTTGTGGGGATGGAGAGAAATGGTTTGCTATCTGAAAAACAAAGTGACACAAGAAGTCCAAGTGTCGATGTGGTGGAAAAACATGATAACAAAGGTGATGCTGCTTTTGTTTCGGATGGAAATGAAAATattaagaaaaagagaaagacagGTAAGCGGAAGCTTAGTACCTCTGTGATAACTGATAAAGCTCATGTTCCCCCTGCAGCCTTGGACATCATAGAGGTGGACGAAAATGCTTCAATATCTGAAAAGCAAAGTGATTCTTCAAGAAGTCCAAGTAGCAAGGTGAACAAACACAATCATAATGATCCTGTTTCTGCTTTTATTTTGGATGAGAGGGAAAATGTTCAGATAAACAGAGAGGAAAAGAAGCATAAACTTAATACCTCTGTGATTACTGATAAACTTAATGTTCCTCTTCCAGAGTTAGACAGGTCAGAGGAGGAAAATGCTTTAATTTGTGTAAAAGAAAGTTATTCTCAAAGAACTCCATGTAGTAATCAAGAAGCTGCTCGTATTTTGGTTGAAAAGATTGAGGGAAAATTGAGATCACGTCGTAGAAAAAGAAGGAAGTCCTCTAACTCGGAAGAAGATATAAAACCTACAACAGTAGCTGGACAAGCTTCTACAGATTCAGATGAACTGCATTCGACTAAGATTTCAAATAATGAAGTTAAAAGAGTTCAAGCTG AAAGTAAGGATATAATGGAAATAAAGAAAAGCACCAGTTTAAATGATTCTATTGAGAAGCATAATTTTCAGCATGTAGCGCACCCTCTGCTAGGGGTTCCTGTTGGAGACGGTGATAAAAAGCTTCTTATCCTCGATGTGAATGGACTTCTAGCTGATATTGTTCCACACCCTTGTTTTGCAAGTAAGGCTGACATTGTAATATCCAAGAAATCAG TTTTTAGAAGGCCTTTTTGCGACGATTTTCTACAGTTTTGCTTCGAGAAATTTAATGTTGGAGTTTGGTCCTCAAGACTCAA GAGAAATGTGGACCAAGTAGTTGATTTTCTCATGGAAGATTCTCGACATAAGTTGCTTTTTTGTTGG GATCAATCCCACTGTACTCGTACAAGATTTACAACTGTCGAAAATAGTAGCAAGCCCCTTGTCTTGAAGGAACTGGAAAAATTATGGGACAAAGTTGAGCCTGGTCTTCCATGGAATAAGGGAGATTATAATGAATCTAACACGTTACTGTTAGATGATTCACCGTACAAAGCTTTGCGCAATCCA GCAAATACTGCTATATTTCCCTATTCGTACTCATACAAGGATGCTGGAGATTCTTCACTAG GACCTGGAGGTGACCTTCGTGTATATCTTGAAAAACTAGCTGAGGCTCAAAATGTTCAAGAATTTGTTGCCCATAATCCATTTGGGCAGCCGGCCATTACAGAATCAAACCCTAGCTGGGGTTTCTATCAGAAGATTTTAAGAAAGGAGTCCCGTGAGAAAATTGCAAGTAGTACTGATCCTTCTGACACTGGGAATTCGTGA
- the LOC136233441 gene encoding uncharacterized protein isoform X1, producing the protein MATCNAVKISCDNEKDKQNSSKRHFPLDDGNFVNNDTTSESCLMTLDRDVVVDPPISDSLVSDVTDSQCNLEAKCSQPKKKNRKRKRKLKDKDAPINIQMDTSTPKDDSIGTNSCHDSLVEINANTDSEIAAQPVLTKSKRKKMRQRMRKKQKLNSSGITNEVHVSLADLDLPGTEENALISEKQSDSPRSPSASIVNKHNGEAALSLVEKESTKKKRRRRKRKKQNTSVINDNAHQSHADLDVVGMERNGLLSEKQSDTRSPSVDVVEKHDNKGDAAFVSDGNENIKKKRKTGKRKLSTSVITDKAHVPPAALDIIEVDENASISEKQSDSSRSPSSKVNKHNHNDPVSAFILDERENVQINREEKKHKLNTSVITDKLNVPLPELDRSEEENALICVKESYSQRTPCSNQEAARILVEKIEGKLRSRRRKRRKSSNSEEDIKPTTVAGQASTDSDELHSTKISNNEVKRVQAGEVAASVNVVGNVLAEKTSSDCLNVDFACPESKDIMEIKKSTSLNDSIEKHNFQHVAHPLLGVPVGDGDKKLLILDVNGLLADIVPHPCFASKADIVISKKSVFRRPFCDDFLQFCFEKFNVGVWSSRLKRNVDQVVDFLMEDSRHKLLFCWDQSHCTRTRFTTVENSSKPLVLKELEKLWDKVEPGLPWNKGDYNESNTLLLDDSPYKALRNPANTAIFPYSYSYKDAGDSSLGPGGDLRVYLEKLAEAQNVQEFVAHNPFGQPAITESNPSWGFYQKILRKESREKIASSTDPSDTGNS; encoded by the exons ATGGCAACATGTAATGCGGTGAAGATCTCATGTGACAATGAGAAGGACAAACAAAATTCGAGTAAGAGGCATTTTCCTTTGGATGACGGTAATTTTGTAAACAATGATACTACCAGTGAATCTTGCTTAATGACATTGGACAGAGATGTGGTTGTTGATCCCCCAATCAGCGATAGTTTAGTATCTGATGTCACAGATTCTCAATGTAATCTGGAAGCTAAATGTTCACAGCCAAAGAAAAAGAAtaggaagagaaagagaaaactgAAAGATAAGGATGCCCCAATAAACATTCAAATGGACACTTCTACGCCAAAGGATGATTCAATTGGAACAAATTCATGCCATGATTCTTTAGTTGAGATTAATGCAAACACAGATTCTGAAATTGCTGCACAACCGGTATTGACCAagtcaaagagaaagaaaatgcgacagagaatgagaaagaagcaGAAGTTAAATTCCTCTGGGATTACTAATGAAGTGCATGTTTCTCTTGCAGACTTGGACTTGCCAGGGACAGAGGAAAATGCTCTGATATCTGAGAAACAAAGTGATTCTCCAAGAAGTCCAAGTGCTAGCATAGTGAACAAGCATAATGGTGAGGCTGCTCTTAGCTTGGTTGAAAAGGAAAGTACTAAGaaaaagaggaggaggagaaagagaaagaagcaGAATACCTCCGTGATAAATGATAATGCTCATCAGTCTCATGCAGATTTGGACGTTGTGGGGATGGAGAGAAATGGTTTGCTATCTGAAAAACAAAGTGACACAAGAAGTCCAAGTGTCGATGTGGTGGAAAAACATGATAACAAAGGTGATGCTGCTTTTGTTTCGGATGGAAATGAAAATattaagaaaaagagaaagacagGTAAGCGGAAGCTTAGTACCTCTGTGATAACTGATAAAGCTCATGTTCCCCCTGCAGCCTTGGACATCATAGAGGTGGACGAAAATGCTTCAATATCTGAAAAGCAAAGTGATTCTTCAAGAAGTCCAAGTAGCAAGGTGAACAAACACAATCATAATGATCCTGTTTCTGCTTTTATTTTGGATGAGAGGGAAAATGTTCAGATAAACAGAGAGGAAAAGAAGCATAAACTTAATACCTCTGTGATTACTGATAAACTTAATGTTCCTCTTCCAGAGTTAGACAGGTCAGAGGAGGAAAATGCTTTAATTTGTGTAAAAGAAAGTTATTCTCAAAGAACTCCATGTAGTAATCAAGAAGCTGCTCGTATTTTGGTTGAAAAGATTGAGGGAAAATTGAGATCACGTCGTAGAAAAAGAAGGAAGTCCTCTAACTCGGAAGAAGATATAAAACCTACAACAGTAGCTGGACAAGCTTCTACAGATTCAGATGAACTGCATTCGACTAAGATTTCAAATAATGAAGTTAAAAGAGTTCAAGCTGGTGAGGTTGCTGCTTCAGTCAATGTCGTGGGAAATGTTTTGGCGGAGAAAACTTCTTCTGACTGTTTAAATGTTGATTTTGCATGTCCAGAAAGTAAGGATATAATGGAAATAAAGAAAAGCACCAGTTTAAATGATTCTATTGAGAAGCATAATTTTCAGCATGTAGCGCACCCTCTGCTAGGGGTTCCTGTTGGAGACGGTGATAAAAAGCTTCTTATCCTCGATGTGAATGGACTTCTAGCTGATATTGTTCCACACCCTTGTTTTGCAAGTAAGGCTGACATTGTAATATCCAAGAAATCAG TTTTTAGAAGGCCTTTTTGCGACGATTTTCTACAGTTTTGCTTCGAGAAATTTAATGTTGGAGTTTGGTCCTCAAGACTCAA GAGAAATGTGGACCAAGTAGTTGATTTTCTCATGGAAGATTCTCGACATAAGTTGCTTTTTTGTTGG GATCAATCCCACTGTACTCGTACAAGATTTACAACTGTCGAAAATAGTAGCAAGCCCCTTGTCTTGAAGGAACTGGAAAAATTATGGGACAAAGTTGAGCCTGGTCTTCCATGGAATAAGGGAGATTATAATGAATCTAACACGTTACTGTTAGATGATTCACCGTACAAAGCTTTGCGCAATCCA GCAAATACTGCTATATTTCCCTATTCGTACTCATACAAGGATGCTGGAGATTCTTCACTAG GACCTGGAGGTGACCTTCGTGTATATCTTGAAAAACTAGCTGAGGCTCAAAATGTTCAAGAATTTGTTGCCCATAATCCATTTGGGCAGCCGGCCATTACAGAATCAAACCCTAGCTGGGGTTTCTATCAGAAGATTTTAAGAAAGGAGTCCCGTGAGAAAATTGCAAGTAGTACTGATCCTTCTGACACTGGGAATTCGTGA